A region of Candidatus Angelobacter sp. DNA encodes the following proteins:
- a CDS encoding response regulator has product LRIIPVVMLTSSREESDLVESYKLGVNAYVVKPVGFQQFVDAIGQLGMFWAVLNEPPPERGVPG; this is encoded by the coding sequence CTCAGGATCATTCCGGTGGTCATGCTGACTTCCTCACGGGAGGAATCCGACCTGGTTGAAAGCTACAAGCTTGGCGTGAATGCTTACGTGGTCAAGCCGGTGGGCTTCCAACAATTCGTGGATGCGATAGGACAATTGGGAATGTTTTGGGCGGTGCTGAACGAGCCGCCGCCGGAGCGCGGAGTCCCCGGATGA